TTAAGGCCTAATTCATGATAGTATTTTGTCAGCCTTGCAAATACTAATTCTTCATTATATTCGGTTATAACCCGCTTACGTCCTGCTTCTCCGTAAGCTTGCCGCAATTCGGAATTAGACAGCATAATTGTTAAGGCCTCGGCTAAATTTTCACTATCTTGAGGTGGTACAATTAAGCCTGTTTTTCCTGGTAAGACTGCTTCTCGAGAACCCCGAATATCTGTAGTAACAACTGGTAAACTCATTGCCATAGCTTCTAAAATAGAGCGGGGCAATCCTTCATGAGTAAAACTAGGTAAAGTAAAGACATCCAAAAGACCTAAAATTTCTGGTATATCTTTGCGACTGCCTGTGAGTGTAACGTATTTCTCAATTCCCAAATTGTGAATTTTTTCTATCAGTTCTGTTTGGAAAGGTTCAGGATCTGTATCAAGTTGACCACCAATTACCAGAATATGTAAATTAGGAAACTGATGTAATAATTTAGCAGCAGCTTCTATTAGGTACCCACTACCTTTTTTCTTAGTTAAACGCCCAATTGTGCCAATAATTAAATTAGCAGTTTCTGGAATACCTAAAGATTTGCGTAATTCACTCTGATGAATGGGATTGAGGCGATCACGATCAAAGCGATCAATATCTATACCGTTACCTAAATAACCCAGTTTCTCAGGTAGACAAAGTCCGAGTTTTTTAGCAGTGGCAATATCTTCATAATTTTGGCTGAGAATTAAATCGGTGATTAAAGCAGCAAGCTTCTCAACTATAAAGTAGAAGCGATACTGTCTAGGAGTTGATAAATCATGAAAGGGAAGCCCATGAGAAGTGTAAACAATACGCTTAGCC
This region of Nostoc sp. UHCC 0302 genomic DNA includes:
- a CDS encoding glycosyltransferase family 4 protein, which codes for MKLLHICAIAGTANALLLPQINYFLSQNLEVSIACSPGKKLEELQKKGYKIHPVNIERNISLTSNLKSIYHLTKIIRENQYDLVHVHTPIAAILGRIAAKIAGAKRIVYTSHGLPFHDLSTPRQYRFYFIVEKLAALITDLILSQNYEDIATAKKLGLCLPEKLGYLGNGIDIDRFDRDRLNPIHQSELRKSLGIPETANLIIGTIGRLTKKKGSGYLIEAAAKLLHQFPNLHILVIGGQLDTDPEPFQTELIEKIHNLGIEKYVTLTGSRKDIPEILGLLDVFTLPSFTHEGLPRSILEAMAMSLPVVTTDIRGSREAVLPGKTGLIVPPQDSENLAEALTIMLSNSELRQAYGEAGRKRVITEYNEELVFARLTKYYHELGLNW